A part of Komagataeibacter medellinensis NBRC 3288 genomic DNA contains:
- a CDS encoding pyridoxal phosphate-dependent aminotransferase encodes MPVPPIDPFHALSISALAHELAARGRSIIHMEFGQPSTGAPSTAIERAQHVLATDPMGYWESQPLKERIALHYDETYGVSLRPEQIILTCGASPALVLALMTSFVPGAHVAMARPGYVAYRNVVRSLHMKPVEIPCGEKERFQFTPHAIAALEPAPDGLILASPANPTGTILSPDEIRRIVDVCRAHGICIISDEIYHGLSFGERAHSILEYDPDALVVNSFSKYFSMAPWRLGWLVVPPAKVEAARARMGNLFLPPAALSQHAALAAFDCRDELEGHMETYRRNRDLLLRALPEMGLRHIAPPDGAFYIYADIRHLTDDSMAFCKRLLLDTGVTTAPGIDFDPIDGKYFIRFSFAVATDQIDEAIHRMVPWFRQQKSLY; translated from the coding sequence ATGCCTGTTCCGCCAATCGATCCCTTCCATGCGCTGTCCATCAGCGCACTGGCGCATGAACTGGCCGCGCGGGGGCGCAGCATCATTCATATGGAATTTGGCCAGCCTTCCACCGGCGCGCCAAGCACGGCGATCGAACGCGCCCAGCACGTACTGGCGACCGACCCTATGGGCTATTGGGAAAGCCAGCCCCTGAAGGAACGGATCGCCCTGCACTATGACGAAACATATGGCGTTTCGCTCCGGCCTGAACAGATTATCCTGACCTGTGGCGCGTCACCCGCGCTGGTTCTGGCGCTCATGACCAGTTTTGTGCCCGGCGCGCATGTAGCCATGGCGCGACCGGGTTATGTGGCCTACCGCAATGTCGTGCGCTCGCTCCATATGAAACCGGTTGAAATTCCGTGTGGGGAAAAAGAACGCTTCCAGTTTACCCCCCACGCCATTGCTGCGCTTGAACCTGCTCCCGACGGGTTGATCCTGGCCAGTCCCGCCAACCCCACCGGTACCATCCTGTCTCCTGATGAAATACGGCGCATTGTTGACGTCTGTCGCGCGCACGGGATCTGCATCATATCGGATGAAATCTATCACGGCCTGAGTTTTGGCGAACGCGCGCACAGTATTCTGGAATATGATCCCGATGCGCTGGTGGTAAACAGTTTTTCCAAATACTTCAGCATGGCGCCGTGGCGGCTGGGGTGGCTGGTTGTCCCGCCAGCCAAGGTGGAAGCCGCCCGCGCGCGGATGGGTAATCTGTTCCTGCCGCCCGCCGCCCTCAGCCAGCACGCGGCCCTTGCCGCCTTCGATTGCCGCGATGAGCTTGAAGGGCATATGGAAACCTACCGGCGCAATCGTGACCTGCTGTTGCGTGCCCTGCCCGAAATGGGGCTGCGCCATATCGCGCCACCAGATGGAGCGTTCTATATCTATGCCGATATCCGGCACCTGACGGATGACAGCATGGCGTTTTGCAAGCGCCTGTTGCTGGATACGGGTGTTACGACAGCACCGGGCATTGATTTCGACCCCATAGACGGGAAATACTTCATCCGTTTCAGCTTTGCGGTCGCAACGGACCAGATTGATGAAGCCATCCACCGCATGGTTCCGTGGTTTCGGCAGCAAAAAAGTCTTTACTAG
- a CDS encoding helix-turn-helix domain-containing protein translates to MGSPKSRAALERLGRDLRGARLRRGIAIADLAVRAGTSASSIARLEKGDPGVGIGTLADVLVVLGLLDRLADLIDIRKDDLGLALAAERQPRRGRSSATTLRRQQDKDKATHEGADVIDMDGASF, encoded by the coding sequence ATGGGCTCACCAAAATCCCGCGCGGCTCTTGAACGACTGGGGCGTGACCTTCGTGGCGCGCGCCTGCGGCGCGGCATAGCGATAGCCGACCTGGCCGTTCGTGCCGGTACGTCAGCGAGTTCCATCGCGCGCCTGGAAAAGGGAGACCCGGGTGTGGGGATCGGCACTCTGGCTGACGTGCTTGTCGTGCTTGGTCTTCTGGACCGGTTGGCCGACCTGATTGATATCCGCAAGGATGATCTGGGACTGGCGTTGGCTGCTGAACGTCAGCCTCGTCGAGGCCGATCTTCTGCGACCACGTTACGCAGGCAGCAGGATAAGGATAAGGCCACGCATGAGGGAGCGGATGTTATTGATATGGATGGTGCTTCGTTCTGA
- a CDS encoding type II toxin-antitoxin system HipA family toxin, with protein sequence MPDFSAHVVLGNSLTPVGQLRFTQAGPRQFSTFTYDPAWVENSRAFAIQPTFPLGSGPFHATGQPGNVRDALAGVFADAAPDSWGRRLLERAYGNGLSEFEYLTLSDDVCRQGALRFADDNGEIIHGGADDTIPRLVDLAAITAIARAYEQGKDVSARDMQALAGAGGSGGARPKANVRDGDVLWLAKFTSVHDQWPIERIEVATLRLARACGIRTPEVRLELAETPFPVALIQRFDRRGPGRIPYISARTALGKTGTELGSYTEIVDFIRTYAADPQAEFRELFLRLVYTILVSNKDDHLKNHGFLYVGAGHWRLSPVFDVNPAPDRNPHLETAILEGGPHDRSIRLALEACEFFEITPAEARQMIRVTARRISDEWRPVLREVGVSGAMARHYEAAFINDQIGIALTI encoded by the coding sequence ATGCCTGATTTCAGCGCCCATGTCGTTCTTGGCAACAGCCTGACCCCCGTGGGTCAACTGCGTTTCACGCAGGCGGGTCCGCGGCAGTTTTCGACCTTCACCTATGATCCGGCCTGGGTCGAGAATTCTCGGGCCTTTGCCATCCAGCCAACCTTTCCCCTTGGCTCTGGGCCGTTTCATGCGACTGGCCAGCCAGGGAACGTGCGCGATGCCCTTGCGGGTGTCTTTGCTGATGCTGCGCCCGACAGTTGGGGGCGCAGGCTTCTCGAGCGTGCCTACGGCAATGGGCTTTCCGAGTTTGAATATCTCACACTGTCGGATGACGTATGTCGGCAGGGTGCGCTTCGTTTCGCCGATGATAACGGAGAAATCATTCATGGCGGCGCCGATGACACCATACCGCGTCTGGTCGATCTTGCCGCTATTACGGCTATCGCGCGGGCATATGAACAGGGCAAGGACGTATCCGCAAGGGATATGCAGGCGCTTGCTGGTGCGGGTGGTTCGGGTGGGGCGCGACCGAAGGCCAATGTTCGGGACGGCGATGTGCTCTGGCTTGCAAAATTTACCTCGGTTCACGACCAGTGGCCAATAGAACGTATTGAAGTTGCCACGCTTCGTCTGGCAAGAGCATGCGGAATCCGGACGCCAGAGGTCAGGCTGGAACTGGCTGAAACGCCGTTTCCTGTGGCTCTGATCCAGCGGTTTGATCGGCGTGGGCCTGGCCGGATTCCTTATATTTCGGCGAGGACTGCTCTGGGGAAAACCGGAACGGAACTTGGTTCCTATACGGAGATTGTCGATTTTATCCGGACCTATGCCGCCGATCCCCAGGCAGAGTTCCGCGAACTCTTCCTGCGTCTGGTTTATACTATTCTCGTGTCAAATAAGGACGATCATCTGAAAAATCACGGATTTCTCTATGTGGGCGCTGGACACTGGCGGTTATCCCCCGTTTTCGATGTGAATCCAGCACCCGACCGTAACCCGCATCTGGAAACGGCGATACTGGAGGGCGGTCCGCATGATCGGTCCATCCGTCTGGCACTGGAGGCGTGTGAATTCTTCGAAATTACCCCTGCTGAGGCCCGGCAGATGATCCGCGTGACAGCGCGGCGAATTTCGGATGAGTGGAGGCCTGTTCTGCGAGAGGTTGGTGTTTCCGGGGCGATGGCGCGTCATTATGAAGCCGCCTTCATAAACGATCAGATCGGGATCGCGCTAACGATCTGA
- a CDS encoding secretion protein: MGGILSSLLAGISLGLRQPLASFCDVESTHGDHLITKRGEYVSVLRINGLRRMCTRQEVEALAEQQRIELQGLLEERGHAIVGWYISDPERSGIEIDRLSLNGCRSIARQIGADLSDVIEERRRRWPNVMRWEATCYVLWTRPSVLTREDRKQVAEERRTLASQFPRVGNTQRFALRSDIMAARHESFISRVQAALQGFDISCEFLGPHQALQVAREATYRETAGSAWKPTLLGDRVMPRLPDDLDDPQPHPQGLLWPAIRDQIFNADAETKGGQLVTVGDYTYAPVDMTIGPEDPRPFSELSSVLGRKRLPWRSAMILEGGGRAAFGFKEAGAGFLAMFPGNSDIRRAFAALKLERQKNNHNSVRMRMTATTWAPVGAEAKLRRQASDLSQAIDAWGNSKTTRISGDPLEAAMGSVPALALGSTATSSLALVGDAFSMMPWARSASPWQRGSILFRKPDGSIWPYDPTGGGLRPSVVDIIVAPPGGGKSVLANTILLGLILSSAAISSHGTKLPYIGKLDIGPSSRGLIEMLRNALGPERQHEAVYVKMQAIPGFEVNVFDTQVGLEYPLPLERVFLQNFISLLATPLDGRPWEGMDHLVEDVIDEAYRLCTGVQGGTPKIYTPGIEPDVDAAITSLGISLPHHAGEDDPTWWRDVVDALVNLREYRLAGFAQRHAVPVLQDLLIAARSPEIEKRYSKITLETGESLIDTFDRYIMNVIKNFPMLASPTRLDMGDARVIVLDLAEVAPSGSPAANRQTALMYMLGRHILARNFFLHPDYADDPHMPPSMRDYHLARFTEMYETTKRVDFDEWHRTEPAPQVDKQAVRDGREGRKHNVQLAFISQNHTDFSEDLYKISTARWVLKCGDQETADSLIRRFKLSDASAYVIRNALPGPAKNGAPFFVDMSAGEAKYEQLLVNVLGPIELWSFSTTPGDTALRSRLYKRIHFARALRMLATVFPSGTANSEIERRKSERMNVFGLATDEAFAGVLDELADEIVEGRGVAAGLYETLRAIDEQSELEFTIG; encoded by the coding sequence ATGGGCGGTATTCTTTCCAGTCTGCTGGCCGGCATCAGCCTCGGGCTGCGCCAGCCCCTTGCCTCATTCTGCGATGTGGAAAGTACGCACGGGGACCATCTCATCACCAAACGCGGTGAATATGTCTCCGTACTACGCATCAATGGCCTGCGTCGTATGTGCACGCGGCAGGAAGTGGAAGCACTCGCCGAGCAGCAGCGTATAGAATTGCAGGGTCTCCTTGAAGAACGTGGCCATGCCATCGTGGGATGGTATATTTCCGATCCCGAGCGCTCAGGTATCGAGATTGACCGACTGAGTCTCAATGGTTGCCGGTCCATAGCCCGGCAGATCGGAGCAGACCTTTCGGACGTCATCGAAGAGAGGCGCCGGCGCTGGCCAAACGTCATGCGCTGGGAGGCCACCTGTTATGTCCTGTGGACCCGGCCCAGCGTGCTGACACGTGAGGACCGCAAACAGGTGGCAGAGGAGCGCAGGACCCTTGCCTCCCAATTTCCCCGCGTGGGCAATACCCAACGTTTTGCCCTGCGCTCCGATATCATGGCGGCCCGCCATGAATCGTTCATTTCACGCGTCCAGGCTGCCCTGCAGGGGTTCGACATTTCCTGCGAATTCCTTGGTCCACATCAGGCATTGCAGGTCGCGCGCGAAGCGACCTATCGTGAAACGGCGGGCTCCGCCTGGAAACCGACCCTGCTGGGTGACCGGGTCATGCCACGGCTTCCGGACGATCTGGATGACCCGCAGCCACATCCGCAGGGCCTGCTCTGGCCAGCGATCCGGGACCAGATTTTCAATGCCGACGCCGAAACGAAAGGCGGACAGCTCGTGACCGTGGGGGATTATACATACGCCCCGGTCGACATGACGATTGGCCCAGAGGATCCGCGCCCGTTTTCCGAACTCTCCAGCGTGCTTGGCCGCAAGAGACTGCCATGGCGCAGCGCCATGATCCTGGAGGGTGGTGGCCGCGCCGCCTTCGGCTTCAAGGAAGCCGGAGCCGGGTTTCTGGCGATGTTCCCCGGAAATAGCGACATTCGACGGGCGTTTGCCGCACTCAAGCTGGAGCGCCAGAAAAACAACCATAATTCCGTGCGGATGCGCATGACCGCCACAACCTGGGCTCCGGTTGGAGCAGAGGCGAAGCTGCGACGGCAGGCGTCGGATCTCTCCCAGGCAATTGATGCGTGGGGCAACAGCAAGACAACGCGGATCTCTGGCGATCCGCTGGAAGCGGCCATGGGTTCTGTCCCTGCCCTGGCGCTCGGTTCGACTGCGACCTCATCGCTCGCTCTTGTCGGTGATGCGTTCTCCATGATGCCGTGGGCACGCAGTGCGTCACCGTGGCAGAGGGGATCCATTCTCTTCCGCAAACCCGATGGTTCAATCTGGCCCTATGATCCGACCGGGGGCGGGCTACGCCCATCCGTCGTAGACATTATCGTAGCTCCGCCTGGCGGCGGAAAATCCGTTCTGGCCAATACCATTCTGCTGGGCTTGATCCTCAGCAGCGCCGCGATCAGCAGCCACGGCACGAAGCTCCCCTATATCGGCAAGCTCGATATCGGGCCGTCCTCGCGCGGACTGATCGAGATGCTGCGCAACGCGCTTGGCCCCGAACGCCAGCACGAGGCGGTTTACGTCAAAATGCAGGCAATCCCGGGCTTCGAGGTCAATGTCTTCGATACCCAGGTCGGGCTGGAATATCCCCTGCCACTCGAGCGCGTCTTCCTGCAGAATTTCATCTCGCTCCTTGCCACGCCGCTGGATGGCAGGCCGTGGGAGGGCATGGACCATCTGGTAGAGGACGTGATTGATGAAGCCTACCGCCTCTGCACCGGGGTGCAGGGGGGCACGCCTAAAATCTACACTCCGGGGATCGAGCCCGACGTCGATGCCGCAATAACATCGCTGGGCATCAGCCTGCCCCACCATGCGGGAGAGGACGATCCGACATGGTGGCGGGATGTCGTCGATGCCCTTGTCAATCTCAGGGAATACCGCCTTGCAGGTTTTGCCCAGCGCCATGCCGTACCAGTCCTGCAGGATCTGCTGATTGCGGCCCGCAGCCCGGAAATCGAAAAACGCTATTCCAAGATCACCCTGGAAACTGGAGAAAGCCTGATCGACACGTTTGATCGCTACATCATGAACGTGATCAAGAATTTTCCCATGCTGGCGTCCCCGACAAGGCTGGATATGGGGGACGCGCGCGTGATCGTTCTCGATCTTGCCGAGGTGGCACCATCCGGCTCTCCCGCGGCCAACCGCCAGACAGCGCTCATGTATATGCTTGGCCGCCATATCCTGGCCCGGAATTTCTTTCTCCATCCCGATTATGCCGACGACCCGCATATGCCCCCGTCCATGCGGGACTATCATCTCGCCCGCTTCACTGAGATGTATGAAACGACGAAGCGTGTCGACTTCGATGAGTGGCACCGTACCGAACCAGCGCCCCAGGTAGACAAGCAGGCTGTCCGCGACGGCCGCGAGGGGCGCAAGCACAACGTCCAACTCGCCTTCATTTCACAGAACCATACCGATTTCAGCGAGGATCTCTACAAGATATCAACCGCCCGATGGGTCCTCAAATGCGGTGATCAGGAGACGGCAGACAGTCTTATCCGACGTTTCAAGCTGTCCGATGCCAGCGCCTATGTGATCCGCAACGCACTGCCGGGACCGGCAAAGAATGGTGCGCCATTCTTCGTGGACATGTCGGCCGGAGAAGCAAAGTATGAACAGCTTCTGGTGAACGTCCTGGGGCCAATCGAACTCTGGTCTTTCTCGACGACGCCTGGCGACACGGCGCTCCGTTCGCGCCTTTACAAACGGATCCACTTTGCCCGAGCCCTGCGGATGCTCGCCACCGTATTTCCCTCGGGAACAGCAAACAGCGAGATCGAACGCAGAAAAAGCGAGCGCATGAATGTTTTCGGTCTCGCGACCGATGAAGCGTTTGCCGGCGTTCTGGATGAACTGGCGGATGAGATCGTGGAAGGTAGAGGCGTGGCCGCAGGATTGTATGAAACCCTGCGCGCCATTGATGAACAATCGGAACTCGAATTTACCATTGGGTAG
- a CDS encoding helix-turn-helix domain-containing protein — protein sequence MKREHIILPADPADSEDRAVSIEGMERGQRARLIRKTRNDLGLSQVEFASRFRVPVGTLRDWEQARAMAPDFAVAYVRVIGRHPDMVAQAVA from the coding sequence GTGAAGAGAGAGCATATCATTCTGCCTGCTGATCCGGCGGATTCCGAAGACCGCGCGGTATCCATCGAAGGCATGGAGCGTGGGCAAAGGGCGCGGTTGATCCGTAAAACCCGTAACGATCTCGGTCTGTCTCAGGTCGAGTTTGCCAGCCGTTTCCGCGTTCCTGTCGGTACGTTACGGGACTGGGAGCAGGCACGGGCGATGGCCCCCGACTTCGCTGTAGCCTACGTTCGGGTCATCGGACGGCACCCCGATATGGTAGCTCAGGCGGTGGCCTGA
- a CDS encoding BrnT family toxin: MDDRFDPAKDLANQKKHKLSLAFGDRIFEDDNHLILPTIRIEDEEDRYKVVGVVGEKLFTGVFVWRDDLPRFISVRRSNKGEERAYHSAC, translated from the coding sequence ATGGATGACAGGTTTGACCCCGCAAAAGACCTCGCCAACCAAAAAAAGCACAAACTGTCTCTGGCCTTTGGCGACCGTATTTTCGAGGACGATAATCACCTGATCTTGCCCACCATCCGCATTGAGGATGAGGAGGATCGCTACAAAGTGGTTGGCGTCGTGGGCGAGAAGCTGTTCACCGGTGTGTTTGTCTGGCGGGACGATCTGCCCCGCTTTATTTCCGTGAGAAGGAGCAACAAAGGTGAAGAGAGAGCATATCATTCTGCCTGCTGA
- a CDS encoding DotG/IcmE/VirB10 family type IV secretion system protein codes for MKPRFNQLFSDASRGGNRRLLAILGSIGTVLGVTLLISTIHRKELPRSDPGRPPAANPLPGGLNSNPRQQELREDQIRDEADRAQTAGQSYSPDIAPGTPTHPDDKPPPPAVAQEVGADVNPAMAKAAAAPAPHAPEVVPSVPVVPVQTDAAFRAAVPRDPQLQKDAITAYRHAIMDLAGRLDGRFPVTNVLYEKTETGREQTKKPMVSPSITSTATANSQTALSRVLVPAGRGIYAHTVSATNSDLGGEIILEADSGPLAGDRMKASVRRAGGHLNRLVVRVDQVFHKNDPTPIQVEGMVVAPDTMEAAVASSVDQLYVERFVLPAAAAFVQGLGQAIEMTSNTTGSIGALGNVNYVQSLNFPQQLGVAAGAAASQVNSALMQQMPTQPRVNLAAQVSVGVIFMSDVVMKK; via the coding sequence ATGAAACCCAGATTCAACCAGCTGTTCAGTGATGCGTCGCGGGGCGGAAACCGGCGTCTGCTCGCAATCCTTGGGAGTATCGGCACCGTTCTTGGTGTCACGCTGCTCATCTCCACCATCCACCGTAAGGAGCTTCCACGCTCGGACCCCGGCAGGCCGCCCGCCGCCAACCCTCTGCCCGGCGGCCTGAATTCCAATCCGCGCCAGCAGGAACTCCGCGAAGATCAGATCCGCGACGAGGCAGACCGGGCACAGACTGCGGGACAATCGTATTCACCCGATATTGCACCGGGCACGCCCACCCATCCCGACGACAAGCCTCCCCCGCCCGCAGTCGCCCAGGAGGTCGGGGCGGACGTCAACCCGGCGATGGCCAAGGCCGCCGCGGCGCCAGCCCCGCACGCGCCTGAGGTCGTACCAAGCGTTCCCGTCGTACCAGTGCAGACGGATGCAGCCTTCCGCGCCGCCGTGCCACGTGACCCGCAGCTCCAGAAGGACGCCATCACCGCATACAGACATGCGATCATGGATCTTGCAGGCCGTCTTGATGGACGCTTTCCTGTCACAAATGTACTGTATGAAAAGACGGAAACCGGAAGGGAGCAGACAAAGAAACCGATGGTCTCCCCTTCAATAACTTCGACGGCGACAGCAAATTCCCAGACGGCCCTCTCCCGCGTCCTTGTTCCTGCCGGGCGGGGGATTTACGCCCATACGGTTTCAGCAACCAACAGCGATCTCGGGGGAGAAATCATCCTGGAAGCTGATTCAGGTCCACTCGCTGGCGACAGGATGAAAGCATCCGTCAGAAGGGCCGGGGGACATCTGAACAGGCTGGTTGTCCGCGTTGATCAGGTCTTCCATAAAAATGATCCAACCCCGATCCAGGTCGAAGGTATGGTGGTTGCGCCGGACACCATGGAAGCTGCGGTGGCCTCAAGCGTTGACCAGCTATACGTCGAGCGCTTTGTTCTTCCCGCCGCTGCCGCCTTTGTCCAGGGGCTCGGGCAGGCGATCGAGATGACGTCGAACACGACCGGTTCGATCGGAGCCCTCGGCAACGTCAACTACGTCCAGTCACTGAATTTTCCGCAACAACTGGGCGTGGCAGCCGGTGCAGCGGCCTCGCAGGTCAACAGCGCACTCATGCAGCAGATGCCGACCCAGCCGCGCGTAAATCTTGCCGCTCAGGTCAGTGTCGGCGTGATCTTCATGTCGGACGTCGTCATGAAGAAGTAA
- a CDS encoding DotH/IcmK family type IV secretion protein, with amino-acid sequence MTTVRILSLFPLTLSILPLAALAQQPSQPGPAATTPADDQDQAAEDEAEHEAIPFTPEEILRLGERLKDVRRATEQVGTEFATPNARPAIRVSFAPGQQTSLIFTTKGYPTALSFVDSTGQPWPIAWNTSGNSANPDGSTNCASGKSGASAGNPAVETTGFYTCVPLKGSNTINIEPMSLQPRGGLLVTLQNAPKPISFLLIAGRGSYDDNLTVRMSEGGPNAREPVDSRPGVPATGEPYMNAMLSGIPPASAVPLAVEGISPDDVRAWRIGNEVYLRTRLHLMTPSSDNMEQGEGGYTLYAFHESPVVLLSDAGRTVSAHIRDAQ; translated from the coding sequence GTGACAACTGTGCGAATTCTTTCTCTCTTTCCGCTGACCCTGTCCATCCTGCCACTTGCGGCACTCGCACAGCAGCCATCACAGCCCGGGCCTGCGGCAACGACACCTGCAGACGATCAGGATCAGGCAGCCGAAGATGAAGCCGAGCATGAGGCCATTCCATTCACGCCCGAAGAAATCCTTCGGCTGGGGGAACGCCTGAAGGACGTGCGTCGTGCCACGGAGCAGGTCGGCACGGAATTCGCGACCCCTAATGCGCGCCCGGCGATCCGTGTCTCCTTTGCGCCTGGTCAGCAGACAAGCCTGATCTTTACGACAAAAGGCTATCCGACCGCATTGTCCTTCGTGGACAGCACGGGACAGCCCTGGCCGATCGCATGGAATACGTCTGGCAATTCCGCCAACCCGGACGGCAGCACGAACTGTGCTTCCGGCAAAAGCGGCGCGTCGGCCGGGAATCCTGCGGTTGAGACAACAGGTTTCTATACCTGCGTCCCGCTCAAGGGCTCCAATACCATCAATATCGAACCGATGTCGCTCCAGCCCAGAGGTGGACTGCTCGTAACGCTTCAGAACGCGCCAAAGCCGATCTCCTTCCTGCTGATCGCGGGACGTGGATCCTACGATGACAACCTGACCGTTCGCATGTCCGAGGGAGGCCCCAATGCCCGGGAGCCGGTCGACAGCCGCCCCGGAGTACCCGCGACAGGCGAGCCCTACATGAACGCCATGCTAAGCGGCATTCCACCAGCGTCAGCCGTTCCGCTGGCCGTCGAGGGTATTTCACCCGATGACGTGCGCGCCTGGCGGATTGGAAACGAGGTCTATCTTCGCACGCGCCTTCATCTCATGACGCCCTCCTCGGACAACATGGAGCAGGGTGAAGGGGGATACACGCTCTATGCCTTCCATGAGTCCCCCGTTGTCCTTCTCTCCGATGCGGGACGGACGGTCTCGGCCCATATCAGGGACGCACAGTGA
- a CDS encoding DotI/IcmL/TraM family protein encodes MRLFNSAVTRRLTDPDFQGIVVDRSLLLNIALAGVVIVFSAHDAYIRAHPPTPLYFYVDGQNAPRPAVALTSPVLGQDQLLGWAVKWAIAPYNINYRDFPTQMNTAGAHYTLNGWNTFAKSFITQGNLAKLRDAKLLCYAQPTRAATVRAETVVQGHARYVIQFPFIQTCENVNQQNTQMLMATVTIDRVEDLDHPDGLAIEQLVVSSGRE; translated from the coding sequence ATGCGGCTGTTTAATTCCGCAGTAACCAGGCGGCTTACCGACCCCGACTTTCAGGGGATTGTTGTAGACAGATCACTGCTGCTCAACATCGCACTGGCGGGCGTGGTCATCGTGTTCTCGGCGCACGACGCCTATATCCGTGCACACCCGCCCACACCCCTCTATTTCTACGTTGACGGCCAAAATGCTCCCCGACCGGCCGTGGCGCTCACCAGTCCGGTACTTGGCCAGGACCAGCTTCTCGGCTGGGCCGTCAAATGGGCGATCGCACCCTACAACATCAACTATCGTGATTTTCCAACCCAGATGAACACCGCGGGCGCTCACTACACGCTCAACGGATGGAACACCTTTGCAAAGTCTTTCATTACGCAGGGGAATCTGGCGAAACTCAGGGATGCAAAACTGCTCTGTTACGCGCAGCCGACACGGGCCGCGACCGTACGCGCCGAGACTGTCGTGCAGGGACACGCGCGCTACGTAATACAGTTCCCTTTCATCCAGACCTGCGAAAACGTCAACCAGCAGAATACGCAAATGCTGATGGCAACCGTGACGATTGATCGCGTGGAGGACCTGGATCACCCGGATGGACTGGCCATCGAACAGCTTGTCGTCTCGTCGGGGAGGGAGTGA
- a CDS encoding helix-turn-helix domain-containing protein, which produces MSHDNGKMQAEALFASGQLYRDIGEIIYNRRTALDWTQVHLAKLARLNVSVIRSIEAGRPVSLETLSALLRVFEIDPRDILPQGAPEGTWFAHLDLAASATQLKKTMKQCSDYNLAIQKLRDIIGNISKTFNLPEIPARLPIDHYSHSVAFTSGERQDLLEIFGRRIQIFRTLQGATASQIAHKSHVSLTSLSLIEAGLRNPSLETVYRIAEGLSVSVYYLIPGIHDDADLLRSLDMTAWAMSAQSQLEALADLESIIGHLDDIANH; this is translated from the coding sequence ATGTCCCATGACAATGGCAAGATGCAAGCCGAGGCTTTATTTGCATCCGGCCAATTATATAGAGACATCGGGGAAATCATTTATAACAGGCGGACTGCGCTTGACTGGACGCAGGTGCACCTCGCCAAACTGGCACGGTTGAATGTATCGGTCATACGGAGCATCGAAGCCGGTCGTCCGGTTTCCCTGGAAACATTATCGGCACTGCTACGGGTGTTTGAGATAGATCCGCGCGATATTCTTCCGCAAGGTGCACCGGAAGGAACATGGTTTGCCCATCTGGATCTGGCGGCATCCGCGACGCAGCTGAAAAAGACCATGAAGCAGTGTTCGGACTACAATCTGGCGATCCAGAAATTACGCGACATTATTGGCAATATTTCCAAAACGTTTAACCTGCCGGAAATACCGGCCAGATTGCCGATCGATCATTATTCACACAGTGTCGCCTTCACCTCGGGGGAACGGCAGGACCTCCTCGAGATATTTGGGCGCAGGATTCAGATCTTCAGGACGCTTCAGGGGGCAACAGCGAGCCAGATCGCCCATAAATCACACGTTTCCCTGACCAGCCTGAGCCTGATCGAAGCAGGACTCAGAAATCCAAGCCTTGAAACGGTTTATCGCATTGCCGAAGGACTGTCCGTCTCCGTTTATTACCTGATCCCGGGAATACATGACGACGCAGACCTTTTGCGTTCCCTGGACATGACCGCGTGGGCAATGTCCGCGCAATCACAACTCGAAGCCCTCGCTGATCTCGAGTCCATTATTGGTCACCTCGACGATATCGCAAACCACTGA